The segment GGCCCTGGCCTTCGCCATCCTGCTCTCGCTGGCTGCCGCGGGGGCCGCGGGCTACACGGCGTGGACGGTATGGAGCATGCGCCAGGACCTGGGTGCGGCCAACGGGCTGAAGGGCCAGGTGGATACGCTGCAGGGTGCCGTGGATGGCCTGCGCGACGACAACGCCAACCTGCGCCGCCGCCTCAGTGATGCGGATGGCGTGAACCGTGCGGCGCGCGAAGAGGTGCTCGGCATGACCGAGCGCACGAAGAATCTTGAAGACGCCGTGGCGAACCTCTCCGAGCGCAGCCTCAGCGGCCACGACGCGCTGTTGCTCGACGAAGCGGAATCGCTGCTGCGCATGGCCAAGGAGCGCTTCGCGCTGTTTGGCGACGCGTCCGGTGCGCTCAATGCGTACGACCTCGCCGACAAGACGCTGGCGTCGGTGAACGACAGCGCGTTCGCGCCCGTGCGGCAGAACCTCAATGCCGAACGCGAGGCGCTCGCCGCCGTGCAGCCGAAGGCGCGTGCGAACGATCTCAGCGTACTGGCGGATCTGCGTGCGCAGTTGCCGACGCTGCCGTTGAAGGACATCGACACGCAGGCTGGCGCCGACGAGGAGCGCACGTTCTGGCAGCGCACCACCAACGCGCTGGGCAGCATCGTGCGCATCAGCCATGACGAAGGCACGCCGCTCGGCCTGGCCGACGATCGCCTCGCCCGCGAGCTCGCGGCGCTGGACGTGGCGCATGCCGAAGCCGCCGTG is part of the Luteibacter pinisoli genome and harbors:
- a CDS encoding uroporphyrinogen-III C-methyltransferase; the encoded protein is MTTEIPSTDTAPASPAPAAAASPKPVRRDPPPRRGGGALAFAILLSLAAAGAAGYTAWTVWSMRQDLGAANGLKGQVDTLQGAVDGLRDDNANLRRRLSDADGVNRAAREEVLGMTERTKNLEDAVANLSERSLSGHDALLLDEAESLLRMAKERFALFGDASGALNAYDLADKTLASVNDSAFAPVRQNLNAEREALAAVQPKARANDLSVLADLRAQLPTLPLKDIDTQAGADEERTFWQRTTNALGSIVRISHDEGTPLGLADDRLARELAALDVAHAEAAVLAYDDRGRAAALKRVDATLVAHFNTQAPSVQTARQRIATLLASQAKGSEPTLGAALDELRNLRSVHALKAAAPAAAPAASSSAAKATP